Below is a genomic region from Sphingomonas sp. KR3-1.
ATGGCCGACTCGATCTGCTGAAAATCTTGCTCGCGCAGATCGAGGCAGATGATGCCCGTCGCCCGGCGGCAGCGACGACGCTGATCTTCCTGGGCGACCTTATCGATCGCGGCCCTGCATCGGCGCAGGTGATCGAGCATTTGCGGCGCTTCGCCACCGAACGTCCCGCCGGCAGCACGCGCTTCCTAACCGGCAATCACGAGGAGGTGTTTCTCCAGAGCCTGGAAGGCGACGAGAAGACGCTGCGTTTCTTCGCCAAGATCGGCGGCCGCGAGACTATCCTCAGCTACGGCTTCTCCGAAGACGAGTATGCGGCATTGGACTATGCCGAGCTACTCTTCGAATTGCAGGCCAAGGTGCCGGCCGAGCACCGCGCGTTCCTCCAGGGCTTTGAGGACATGATCATCCTGGGCGACTATGCCTTTGTGCACGCCGGCATACGCCCCGGAGAGCCACTATCGCGCCAACACCTCAAGGACCTGCGCTGGATCCGCAACGAGTTTCTCGAGCACAAGGGAGCGCATGAGAAGATCGTGGTGCACGGCCATACGATTGCCG
It encodes:
- a CDS encoding metallophosphoesterase family protein, with translation MFAKLFRARPSAPAEPEGNIPDGQRVYAVGDIHGRLDLLKILLAQIEADDARRPAAATTLIFLGDLIDRGPASAQVIEHLRRFATERPAGSTRFLTGNHEEVFLQSLEGDEKTLRFFAKIGGRETILSYGFSEDEYAALDYAELLFELQAKVPAEHRAFLQGFEDMIILGDYAFVHAGIRPGEPLSRQHLKDLRWIRNEFLEHKGAHEKIVVHGHTIAEDVEVTRHRIGLDTGAYATGKLTAMGFEGNQRWVIDTAS